Part of the Halomarina litorea genome is shown below.
GCGGTCCCCCCGGGAGTCCCCGTCGCCAGCGTCACCACGGCCAACGGCGCGGTGTCGCTCTCGGGGACGGCCGGCGACACCGACGTTCGGACCGAGAACGGCGCGGTCACCGCCGTCGACGTCGACGGCCGCCTCTCGCTTCGCACCAGCAACGGCCGCATCGAGGCGGCCGGCGTGCGTGGTTACCGTGACCTCCGGACCGAGAACGGCGAAATCGACGCGAGCGTCGCGTCGATGGCCGGCGACCTGGCCGTCGAGACGACCAACGGGCGCGTCTCGCTGGCGCTCGATCGAGCGCTCGACGCCCGCATCGACGCGTCGACGACCAACGGGCGGGTCACCGTCGAGGGACTGGCCCTCGCCGAGCACGAGGTGCGACGCGAGCGGGTGACGGGGCGACTCGGCGAGGGGACCCACGAACTCCGGGTCCGCACGACGAACGGGCCCGTCGACCTGCGGACACTCGAAGAAGAGCCGACCTGAACGGGAGGCGAGGGGACTCAGTCCTGGCCCGGGCTTTCGGGGAGGCCCGGCGGCGACAGCGTGCGCCCGAACTCGTCGAACACGTCGAGGTCGTCGGGGAGTTCGTAGGGAATCTCGCGTTCCGCCCGTCGGTCCACGTTCGCGCCCTCCAGCGGTTCGGCGACGCTCTCCCATCCCTCCTTGACGGCGATGCTCTTGGCGGGTGTCCCGGCCGCGACGTGGTGGGCGGGCACGTCCGCGCCGAGGGCGCTCTTCGCGGCGAGGATGGAGTTCTCGCCCATGCGGACGCCGGCCCTGACGAGCGTGTCGTAGGTGACGCGTACGTCGTCCTCGATGATGGTGTGGAAGTTCTGTACGGCGGTCTGGTCGTTCACGTCGTGGTCGTGCGTGAGGATGTGGGCGTTGTCGGAGATGGAGACGCGGTTCCCGATAGTGAGCTTCCCCCGGTCGTCGAGGTGGACGTCGTCGTGGATGACGGTGTTGTCCCCGACGGAGATGTTGTGACCGTAGGAGAAGGTGACGCCCTTGAAGATGCGGAGGTTCTCGCCGGCCTCCTCGAAGAGGTGGTTCGCGAGCATCTGCCGGAACCGGAGCGCGAAGGCGATGTTGTCGGCCATCGGTGTGGCGTCGAACTGCCGCCAGAGCCACTGGAGGTGCTTCGACCGGCGGAAGCGCTCCTCGTCCTTCTCGGCGTAGTACTCGGATTCGAGCGTGGAGTTACACGGGTCGTACCCCTGCAGGCGGACCCGTTCGGCCGGCGAGACGTCCCCGCCGTCCTGCCAGCGGTCGTAGGCCTCCCGGTCCCCGTAGAGGTCGACGAGGACGTCACGCACTACCTCGCAGGTGTCCTCCGGCCCCGACAGTCGTTCGTCGACCTCACTGATGAACGCCTCGAGGCCCTCCTCCGCCTCCGGCGGGAGTGAGACGTGCCGTTTAGTCATGGCCGTCGTTGGCCCGGCCCGGCCATAGGAGTTTCCGTTGTGCCGGTTTCTGCAGGGAGCGCCGACCCCTCAGGCCCCGTCCGCTCGCCCGTCGACGGGGACGGCGGTCCGGAGGACACCCCCCTGCTCGGGGGTCCGATTCGAGAAGTTACAGACGAACGCCGTCAGCGGATCCGTCGGGTCGAACACCACCTCGGAGGGGAACGACAGCGGCCCACCCTCCACGACGGTCGTGAGTGACCCCGCCTCGACGCGCGCGATGCGGTTCTGGGAGTTGAGCGCGACGTACAGGTCCGCCCCCCGGGCGGTGAGGCCGTCCGCGCCGAACACCTCGGGTCCCTCCACGTACACCTCGGCCTCGCCGGCGCTCCCGTCGCACGCGACGGGGACCCGGACGATACGCCCCGCCGTGTCGGTGACGCGCGTGACGTTCACGAAGACGTCCCCGCGGACGGCGGCGATGCCGTTCGCGCCGAAACTCGGCGTGTCGAGCAGGTCGCCGTCGAGCCACACCGAGGGACCACAGGCGTCGTCGTCCCCCGTCTCGTCGTCCTCCGACGCCTCGTCCCCGCCCTCGTTCTCCGCACCGTCCTCGCCCCCGTCGACGCCCTCGCCCCCGTCGACGCCCTCGTCCCCGTTTGACTCGCCCGACTCGGCCAGCAACGCGAGTGGCACCTCGTACACCACGCCGCCGAACGACTCCGTGACGAGCAGTCTGGACCCGACGGCGGCGAGGTCGTTGACGAACCCCTGCTCGTCCGGCCCGACGAGCGTCACCAGTTCGCGCGGTTCCGCGTCCGCCTCGCGGAGGTCCAGCGCGTAGACGCCGCCC
Proteins encoded:
- a CDS encoding DUF4097 family beta strand repeat-containing protein encodes the protein MPSNERPARRAVLRAGAALSLTALAGCTTALGRAETDESTSTHTVPDGARLVVENRNGAVTVERGDGESLVLSTTKRTRAGRDHLDRVEVRTRTDGDRFVVERVAVDGADDGEVTVDVTLAVPPGVPVASVTTANGAVSLSGTAGDTDVRTENGAVTAVDVDGRLSLRTSNGRIEAAGVRGYRDLRTENGEIDASVASMAGDLAVETTNGRVSLALDRALDARIDASTTNGRVTVEGLALAEHEVRRERVTGRLGEGTHELRVRTTNGPVDLRTLEEEPT
- a CDS encoding acyltransferase, producing MTKRHVSLPPEAEEGLEAFISEVDERLSGPEDTCEVVRDVLVDLYGDREAYDRWQDGGDVSPAERVRLQGYDPCNSTLESEYYAEKDEERFRRSKHLQWLWRQFDATPMADNIAFALRFRQMLANHLFEEAGENLRIFKGVTFSYGHNISVGDNTVIHDDVHLDDRGKLTIGNRVSISDNAHILTHDHDVNDQTAVQNFHTIIEDDVRVTYDTLVRAGVRMGENSILAAKSALGADVPAHHVAAGTPAKSIAVKEGWESVAEPLEGANVDRRAEREIPYELPDDLDVFDEFGRTLSPPGLPESPGQD